Proteins encoded together in one Anopheles darlingi chromosome 3, idAnoDarlMG_H_01, whole genome shotgun sequence window:
- the LOC125956524 gene encoding uncharacterized protein LOC125956524 isoform X5 translates to MMQAPVLHRVYLCLTSSPSCACAVFRVARTGYEILPISFEWQAGMPCIRNFEYCTENGGMCRITNEDRCVTSEESDRSVIWKVPAVGSGCRS, encoded by the exons ATGATGCAAGCACCGGTATTGCACCG TGTCTATCTCTGTTTGACTTCGTCTCCATCGTGTGCTTGTGCCGTGTTCCGTGTGGCACGTACAGGATACGAAATTCTTCCTATTTCCTTTGAATGGCAAGCTGGCATGCCTTGCATTCGAAATTTCGAGTATTGTACAGAGAACGGCGGCATGTGTCGCATAACCAATGAAGACCGGTGCGTTACGAGCGAGGAGTCGGATCGGAGTGTGATTTGGAAAGTCCCGGCAGTCGGAAGTGGTTGCCGCTCCTAG
- the LOC125956524 gene encoding uncharacterized protein LOC125956524 isoform X3 — protein sequence MRLKFVQELSDRIGVYLCLTSSPSCACAVFRVARTGYEILPISFEWQAGMPCIRNFEYCTENGGMCRITNEDRCVTSEESDRSVIWKVPAVGSGCRS from the exons ATGCGTCTCAAATTTGTGCAAGAAttgtcggatcggatcgg TGTCTATCTCTGTTTGACTTCGTCTCCATCGTGTGCTTGTGCCGTGTTCCGTGTGGCACGTACAGGATACGAAATTCTTCCTATTTCCTTTGAATGGCAAGCTGGCATGCCTTGCATTCGAAATTTCGAGTATTGTACAGAGAACGGCGGCATGTGTCGCATAACCAATGAAGACCGGTGCGTTACGAGCGAGGAGTCGGATCGGAGTGTGATTTGGAAAGTCCCGGCAGTCGGAAGTGGTTGCCGCTCCTAG